In Nitratireductor basaltis, the following are encoded in one genomic region:
- the folK gene encoding 2-amino-4-hydroxy-6-hydroxymethyldihydropteridine diphosphokinase, with translation MPGLSDVETAVAYLGLGGNLADPVANMAAALRALDADAKIAVTAVSCLYRTPPWGVTDQPDFVNAAAMVETSLSPRKLLARCLEVERLLKRERRERWGPRLIDIDVLNYEDVELMEDGLVLPHPRMHERAFVLVPLADIAPKLQIAGRTVRAWMEKTNTSDIKRLGEDRDWWR, from the coding sequence TTGCCTGGCCTCAGTGATGTCGAGACGGCGGTTGCATATCTCGGGCTAGGCGGCAATCTCGCAGATCCAGTCGCCAATATGGCCGCAGCGCTGCGCGCACTGGATGCGGATGCGAAGATTGCTGTCACCGCAGTGTCCTGCCTCTATCGCACACCGCCCTGGGGCGTGACAGACCAGCCGGACTTCGTGAACGCGGCTGCGATGGTGGAGACTTCCTTGTCGCCACGAAAGCTGCTGGCACGCTGTCTGGAGGTGGAGCGTCTTCTCAAGCGCGAACGCCGGGAAAGGTGGGGTCCGCGTCTGATCGATATCGACGTGCTGAATTACGAGGATGTGGAACTGATGGAGGATGGTCTGGTCCTGCCGCATCCGCGCATGCATGAACGCGCATTCGTCCTCGTGCCGCTTGCAGACATCGCGCCAAAACTGCAGATCGCAGGACGTACGGTGCGGGCATGGATGGAGAAGACCAATACCAGCGATATCAAGCGCTTGGGCGAGGATCGTGATTGGTGGCGTTAG
- a CDS encoding 2Fe-2S iron-sulfur cluster-binding protein, which yields MPQINFIAPDGTRFEIEAPSGQSVMESAVQNGVPGIEAECGGACACATCHVYVDEAWEAKTGEPEVMEEDMLDFAYDVRPNSRLSCQIRISDELDGLVVRVPERQA from the coding sequence ATGCCCCAGATCAATTTCATCGCACCCGATGGCACACGATTCGAAATAGAGGCGCCGTCCGGGCAGTCCGTGATGGAAAGCGCGGTTCAGAATGGCGTTCCCGGTATCGAGGCCGAATGTGGAGGTGCCTGTGCCTGTGCCACGTGCCACGTCTATGTGGACGAGGCGTGGGAAGCGAAGACCGGTGAGCCGGAAGTCATGGAAGAAGACATGCTGGATTTCGCCTATGATGTGCGGCCCAATTCGCGCCTCTCATGCCAGATCAGGATCAGCGATGAGCTGGACGGTCTCGTAGTGCGGGTGCCGGAGCGTCAGGCTTGA
- a CDS encoding Hpt domain-containing protein, translating into MFDLEQMDRQTLNDPALRDEVLRLFVDQLGQALEILRDPMKGKDELQSLAHQILGTARALGARPLAEVAHGIEQEMPNADPAKFQQLLSITRAEAMALLERPRSG; encoded by the coding sequence ATGTTCGATCTGGAGCAGATGGATCGTCAAACCCTGAATGACCCTGCGCTTCGCGACGAGGTTTTGAGGCTGTTTGTCGACCAGCTCGGCCAAGCCCTTGAAATATTGCGCGACCCGATGAAAGGGAAAGACGAGCTTCAGTCTCTGGCGCATCAGATCCTTGGCACCGCGCGCGCCTTGGGCGCGCGCCCGCTCGCTGAAGTGGCGCACGGGATCGAGCAGGAAATGCCCAATGCAGATCCCGCGAAATTCCAACAACTGTTATCAATCACCAGAGCGGAGGCGATGGCCTTGCTTGAGAGACCGCGATCCGGTTGA
- a CDS encoding DUF2160 domain-containing protein → MNLSWMAWTWPTALFFITIAALLTSMAVWEYFSPGGNPRVGILRFETTRGDRLFVSLLGSAFIHLAWLGWVGPNLWWALGLSLVYALGVFRFV, encoded by the coding sequence ATGAACCTATCATGGATGGCCTGGACCTGGCCGACGGCGCTTTTCTTCATCACTATCGCCGCGCTTCTGACTTCAATGGCGGTCTGGGAATATTTCTCGCCGGGTGGAAATCCGCGGGTTGGCATTCTCCGCTTTGAGACAACGCGCGGCGACCGCCTTTTCGTGTCGCTGCTCGGCAGCGCATTCATTCATCTCGCATGGTTGGGCTGGGTAGGACCCAATCTGTGGTGGGCTCTTGGTCTTTCGCTGGTCTACGCGCTCGGCGTGTTCCGGTTCGTCTAA
- the glpK gene encoding glycerol kinase GlpK, with product MAGYILAIDQGTTSSRAILFDKKMKVCGVGQQEFKQHFPQSGWVEHDPEDIWRTVLDTAREALKAAKVDASDISGIGITNQRETILVWDRETGKPIHNAIVWQDRRTSELCDRLKNDGHEQLFTERTGLVIDPYFSGTKIAWLLDNVEGARKRAENGALLAGTIDSFLIWRLTGGKRHVTDATNASRTLIFNIENNTWDDDLLQILDIPKKLLPEVLDSADEFGVAEAEHLGAEIPVLGVAGDQHAATIGQACFKPGMMKSTYGTGCFAVLNTGEDLVRSKNRLLTTIAYRLDGKTTYALEGSIFVAGAAVQWLRDGLEIIEQASDSGDLAEKADPTQQVYLVPAFVGLGAPHWDADARGAIFGLTRNTGPAELARATLESIAYQTRDLLDAMHKDWSGSSDDTILRVDGGMVASDWTMQFLADILDAPVDRPTILETTALGAAWLAGYKAGVWPTAEEFANSWKLDQQFEPHMDDDLRKQKLAGWHDAVRRTLSTN from the coding sequence ATGGCTGGCTACATTCTGGCGATCGATCAGGGCACAACCTCAAGCCGCGCAATCCTCTTCGACAAGAAGATGAAGGTGTGCGGAGTCGGCCAGCAGGAGTTCAAACAGCATTTTCCCCAGTCCGGCTGGGTGGAACACGATCCCGAAGACATCTGGCGCACGGTGCTTGATACCGCGCGCGAGGCACTGAAAGCCGCGAAGGTGGACGCTTCCGATATTTCCGGAATCGGGATCACCAATCAACGCGAGACGATACTTGTCTGGGATCGGGAGACCGGCAAGCCTATTCACAATGCCATCGTCTGGCAGGACCGGCGCACCTCTGAACTCTGCGACAGGCTGAAAAATGACGGCCATGAGCAGCTCTTTACCGAGCGCACGGGGCTGGTCATCGATCCCTATTTTTCAGGGACGAAAATCGCCTGGCTTCTGGACAATGTCGAAGGTGCACGCAAGCGCGCTGAAAACGGAGCATTGCTGGCCGGCACGATTGACAGCTTTCTCATCTGGCGCCTGACGGGTGGGAAAAGGCATGTGACCGACGCGACAAATGCATCGCGCACGCTCATCTTCAATATCGAAAACAACACCTGGGACGACGATCTTCTCCAGATCCTGGATATCCCGAAGAAATTGCTGCCCGAGGTGTTGGACAGCGCAGACGAGTTCGGTGTCGCCGAGGCAGAACATCTGGGTGCCGAAATACCGGTCCTGGGCGTAGCCGGCGACCAGCATGCGGCCACCATCGGACAGGCCTGCTTCAAGCCGGGCATGATGAAATCGACCTATGGGACAGGTTGCTTCGCGGTCCTGAATACGGGCGAGGACCTCGTCCGTTCGAAAAACCGCCTCCTGACTACAATCGCGTATCGCCTCGACGGCAAGACGACTTACGCGCTGGAGGGTTCGATCTTCGTCGCCGGCGCTGCGGTGCAGTGGCTGCGCGATGGACTTGAAATTATCGAGCAGGCCTCCGATTCCGGCGATCTGGCCGAGAAGGCCGATCCGACCCAGCAGGTCTATCTGGTTCCCGCATTCGTTGGCCTTGGCGCGCCACATTGGGATGCAGACGCGCGCGGTGCCATATTTGGCCTGACACGCAATACGGGTCCCGCGGAACTGGCCCGGGCCACCCTGGAATCCATCGCCTATCAGACCCGTGATCTGCTCGATGCTATGCACAAGGATTGGTCTGGCAGTTCGGACGATACCATTCTGCGTGTTGATGGAGGCATGGTCGCGAGTGACTGGACGATGCAGTTCCTCGCCGACATCCTTGATGCACCTGTCGACCGTCCGACCATTCTGGAAACCACCGCACTCGGTGCGGCATGGTTGGCGGGATACAAGGCTGGCGTATGGCCGACAGCGGAAGAATTCGCGAATAGCTGGAAGCTTGACCAGCAGTTTGAGCCCCATATGGACGATGATCTGCGCAAGCAGAAACTGGCGGGATGGCACGACGCCGTTCGCCGTACGCTATCGACCAATTGA
- a CDS encoding DUF922 domain-containing Zn-dependent protease, which translates to MKKSLIIVGVLAFSTVVAGATSLSKTYSYFTIGGSTLSQIEEQLKARGPRLGATGQRHPGATNMEFTTKIDYGESDGWCRVQNAAVALNAAVTLPRWRATKSAKQDVRLVWNILERDIKRHEESHIIIAKNHARELENTLLRLPRKRECGAVQKLAETATQRILAKHDAAQIKFDRIEAKNFESRLLRLLDYRLEQMEREALKQ; encoded by the coding sequence ATGAAAAAGTCACTGATCATAGTCGGCGTTCTCGCCTTCAGCACTGTCGTTGCTGGCGCGACAAGTCTGTCGAAGACCTACAGCTATTTCACCATTGGTGGCTCCACGCTTTCCCAGATCGAGGAGCAACTCAAGGCTCGAGGGCCGCGGCTGGGTGCGACCGGTCAACGCCATCCCGGTGCGACCAACATGGAGTTCACCACCAAGATCGACTACGGCGAGTCCGATGGCTGGTGCCGCGTCCAGAATGCTGCTGTCGCACTCAATGCTGCGGTGACGCTGCCGCGGTGGCGGGCGACCAAATCCGCGAAGCAGGATGTCCGGCTTGTCTGGAACATTTTGGAGCGCGACATCAAGAGGCATGAAGAAAGCCATATAATCATTGCAAAAAATCATGCCCGGGAACTTGAAAACACACTTCTCCGACTGCCGAGAAAGCGTGAGTGTGGCGCTGTACAGAAATTGGCCGAAACGGCAACACAGCGGATACTGGCCAAGCATGATGCGGCGCAGATCAAGTTCGACCGAATTGAAGCGAAGAACTTTGAAAGCCGCTTGCTGCGCCTTCTCGATTACCGGCTGGAGCAGATGGAGCGTGAAGCCTTGAAGCAGTGA
- a CDS encoding ABC transporter substrate-binding protein — protein sequence MQRHLLMTTSALLLLMGTGGAFAGMEEAKEFLDAEIGDMSVLSREEQEAEMQWFVDAAEPFQGMDIKVVSETITTHEYESKVLAPAFTAITGIKVTHDLIGEGDVVEKLQTQMQSGENIYDAYINDSDLIGTHWRYQQARSLSDWMEGTGKDVTNPNLDIEDFIGISFTTAPDGEIYQLPDQQFANLYWFRYDWFNDEKNKADFQEKYGYELGVPVNWSAYEDIAEFFTGREIDGQKVYGHMDYGKKDPSLGWRFTDAWLSMAGNGDKGIPNGNPVDEWGIKVDENSRPVGSCVARGGDTNGPAAVYSIEKYLEWMANYAPPEAQGMTFSESGPVPAQGQIAQQMFWYTAFTADMVKEGLPVMNEDGTPKWRMAPSPHGVYWKDGMKLGYQDAGSWTLMKSTPDDRAKAAWLYAQFVTSKTVDVKKSHVGLTFIRQSTLDHESFTERAPKLGGLVEFYRSPARLQWSPTGTNVPDYPKLAQLWWQAIGDASSGAKTAQEAMDSLCEEQEKVLSRLERAGIQGDIGPKLAEEHDIEYWNKQAQEAGNLAPQLKIENEKEEPKTVNYDELVKSWSEN from the coding sequence ATGCAACGGCACTTGTTGATGACAACTTCGGCTCTGCTCCTTTTGATGGGAACAGGCGGAGCATTTGCAGGCATGGAGGAGGCCAAGGAGTTCCTCGACGCCGAAATCGGTGACATGTCCGTGCTCTCAAGGGAGGAGCAGGAAGCGGAGATGCAGTGGTTTGTCGACGCTGCAGAACCGTTCCAGGGGATGGATATCAAGGTGGTTTCGGAGACGATCACCACCCATGAATATGAATCGAAGGTGCTCGCCCCCGCCTTTACTGCAATCACCGGTATCAAGGTCACCCACGACCTGATCGGCGAGGGCGACGTCGTTGAAAAACTGCAGACGCAGATGCAGTCGGGCGAGAACATCTATGACGCCTATATCAACGACTCCGATCTGATCGGCACCCACTGGCGCTACCAGCAGGCGCGCAGCCTTTCCGACTGGATGGAAGGCACCGGCAAGGACGTGACAAACCCGAACCTCGATATCGAGGATTTCATCGGCATTTCCTTCACGACCGCACCTGACGGTGAGATCTACCAGCTTCCCGACCAGCAGTTCGCGAACCTCTACTGGTTCCGCTACGACTGGTTCAACGACGAGAAGAACAAGGCGGACTTCCAGGAGAAATACGGCTACGAGCTCGGCGTTCCAGTGAACTGGTCCGCATATGAGGACATTGCCGAGTTCTTCACTGGCCGGGAAATCGACGGTCAGAAAGTCTACGGTCATATGGACTACGGCAAGAAGGACCCGTCACTCGGCTGGCGCTTCACCGATGCCTGGCTGTCCATGGCCGGCAATGGCGACAAGGGCATTCCGAACGGCAACCCCGTCGATGAATGGGGCATCAAGGTGGACGAGAATTCCCGCCCGGTCGGCTCCTGCGTAGCCCGCGGTGGCGACACCAACGGACCGGCAGCCGTCTATTCCATCGAGAAATATCTCGAGTGGATGGCGAATTACGCTCCGCCTGAAGCCCAGGGCATGACCTTCTCCGAATCCGGCCCGGTTCCGGCTCAGGGGCAGATCGCCCAGCAGATGTTCTGGTACACCGCCTTCACGGCCGACATGGTCAAGGAAGGTCTGCCGGTCATGAACGAGGACGGCACGCCGAAATGGCGCATGGCGCCCAGTCCGCATGGCGTCTACTGGAAGGACGGCATGAAGCTTGGCTATCAGGACGCCGGTTCCTGGACGCTCATGAAGTCGACTCCGGATGATCGTGCCAAGGCAGCCTGGCTCTATGCCCAGTTCGTCACCTCCAAGACGGTCGACGTGAAGAAGAGCCATGTCGGTCTCACCTTCATTCGCCAGTCGACGCTGGATCACGAGAGCTTCACGGAACGTGCTCCGAAGCTTGGCGGTCTGGTCGAGTTCTATCGCTCTCCGGCACGTCTCCAGTGGTCGCCGACCGGAACGAACGTTCCCGACTATCCGAAGCTGGCTCAGCTCTGGTGGCAGGCGATCGGTGATGCATCTTCGGGTGCCAAGACCGCTCAGGAAGCCATGGATTCGCTGTGCGAGGAACAGGAGAAGGTTCTGTCCCGCCTTGAGCGCGCAGGTATCCAGGGCGATATCGGTCCGAAGCTCGCTGAGGAGCACGATATCGAATACTGGAACAAGCAGGCACAGGAAGCGGGAAATCTGGCGCCACAGCTGAAGATCGAGAACGAGAAAGAAGAGCCCAAGACGGTCAATTACGACGAGCTCGTGAAGAGCTGGAGCGAGAACTAG
- the folP gene encoding dihydropteroate synthase: protein MNTGKWALAHGRHLELGPKAVVMGILNVTPDSFSDGGRHEHVDLAVKAALRMREAGANIIDVGGESTRPGAAPVSAEIEQSRILPVIGALRGFEDIVISVDTYRAQTALLAVEQGAHIVNDVWGLQKEPEIARVAAQTGAGLVIMHNGRDRSRHEDVIEDQFRFLDRSLSIAGQAGVSDDQIVLDPGFGFAKDERENLQLMARFGELKRYDHPFAVGLSRKRFIGSVTGRDTAERDIATAATSALLRMQGAAIFRVHDVAANIDALKMADAMLAAGKKENACTRSD from the coding sequence ATGAACACCGGAAAATGGGCGCTCGCGCATGGGCGTCACCTGGAACTTGGGCCCAAGGCTGTGGTCATGGGCATACTGAACGTAACCCCGGACAGCTTCTCGGATGGCGGACGCCACGAGCATGTCGATTTGGCCGTCAAGGCCGCGTTGCGCATGCGTGAGGCGGGTGCGAACATCATCGATGTGGGTGGTGAGTCCACCCGGCCGGGCGCTGCTCCCGTTTCGGCCGAAATCGAGCAGTCTCGCATTCTGCCCGTCATAGGAGCCTTGCGCGGGTTTGAAGACATCGTGATCTCCGTCGACACCTACCGGGCACAGACGGCGCTGCTGGCAGTGGAGCAGGGCGCTCACATCGTCAATGACGTCTGGGGCCTTCAAAAGGAGCCGGAGATTGCGCGTGTGGCAGCGCAGACCGGAGCTGGCCTGGTGATCATGCACAACGGTCGCGACCGCAGCCGGCACGAGGATGTGATAGAAGACCAGTTCCGCTTCCTTGACCGATCGCTTTCAATCGCAGGTCAGGCCGGTGTGAGCGATGATCAGATCGTTTTGGACCCGGGCTTCGGATTCGCCAAGGACGAAAGGGAGAATCTTCAACTCATGGCGCGGTTCGGCGAGTTGAAGCGCTATGATCATCCTTTCGCCGTGGGGCTGTCGCGCAAACGATTTATCGGATCGGTGACTGGACGTGACACCGCTGAGCGCGATATCGCCACGGCGGCAACCAGTGCATTGTTGCGGATGCAAGGTGCCGCCATATTTCGTGTCCACGATGTGGCGGCGAATATCGATGCCTTAAAAATGGCTGACGCAATGCTGGCGGCCGGCAAGAAGGAAAACGCATGTACAAGATCAGACTGA
- a CDS encoding YcjF family protein: MSEPRRPKAFRVEPEEKTDPKAASREARKPQAVTANIVITPEDEDRFDGLEPREQPAPAVSPRKRLRLGAVLLWALGLLVSLGIGLWIDGLVRDLFARSDWLGWGALGLAVTAGLAFLGLIAREVAGLWRINSVERLRQRARKAHETADPKDARHITKELVQLYADMPQTASGRQRLSELEDDVIDGDQMLDLAEKALMAPLDAQAQKLILDAAKRVSVVTAVSPRAIMDVAYVLFEAARLIRRLSELYAGRPGFFGFMHLIRSVVAHLAVTGSMAMGESLMQQVVGHGIAARLSTRLGEGMINGMMTARIGLAAMAAVRPLPFHALKRPGMSAFLKALTSYSQAQSEGSAAVKR, encoded by the coding sequence ATGAGCGAACCGCGCCGACCGAAGGCCTTCAGGGTCGAGCCAGAGGAAAAAACAGACCCCAAAGCTGCAAGCCGCGAAGCACGCAAGCCCCAGGCTGTGACAGCGAATATCGTCATCACACCCGAGGACGAGGACAGGTTCGACGGTCTTGAACCACGGGAGCAGCCTGCACCCGCCGTTTCGCCAAGAAAGCGGCTGCGTCTTGGAGCCGTGCTCCTATGGGCGCTCGGACTGCTCGTCTCGCTGGGGATCGGATTGTGGATCGACGGCCTGGTACGCGATCTATTTGCACGTTCCGATTGGCTTGGATGGGGGGCCCTGGGACTTGCGGTGACCGCCGGGCTTGCCTTTCTCGGGCTGATTGCGCGGGAAGTAGCCGGATTGTGGCGCATCAATTCCGTCGAGCGATTGCGTCAACGCGCCCGGAAGGCGCATGAAACCGCCGATCCAAAGGACGCCCGGCACATCACGAAGGAACTGGTGCAGCTTTACGCTGATATGCCACAAACGGCCTCCGGCCGTCAGCGACTATCGGAACTCGAAGACGACGTCATCGACGGCGACCAGATGCTCGACCTGGCCGAAAAGGCCTTGATGGCGCCCCTCGACGCGCAGGCACAAAAGCTGATCCTCGACGCCGCCAAGCGTGTCTCTGTTGTCACCGCGGTCAGCCCGCGAGCCATCATGGATGTTGCTTATGTTCTGTTCGAAGCGGCACGCCTCATCCGGCGCCTCTCCGAACTCTATGCCGGTCGGCCCGGTTTTTTTGGCTTCATGCATCTCATCCGGAGCGTTGTCGCGCATCTGGCCGTCACCGGCTCCATGGCCATGGGAGAATCTCTCATGCAGCAGGTTGTCGGGCATGGCATCGCTGCACGTCTATCCACGCGTCTCGGTGAGGGCATGATCAACGGCATGATGACGGCCCGCATCGGTCTTGCGGCCATGGCGGCTGTCCGTCCCCTACCGTTTCACGCACTCAAACGGCCGGGCATGTCGGCGTTCCTGAAGGCCCTTACCAGTTATTCGCAGGCGCAATCGGAAGGTTCTGCCGCGGTCAAACGCTAA
- a CDS encoding carbohydrate ABC transporter permease yields MMKRGRESRFWWLVPTIYILFLMLPIYWLMNMSFKTNTEILSTFSLWPQNPTIRNYMVIFTDPSWYSGYINSIIYVVMNTVISVTVALPAAYAFSRYRFLGDKHLFFWLLTNRMAPPAVFALPFFQLYSAFGLIDTHIAVAIAHCLFNVPLAVWILEGFMSGVPKEIDETAYIDGYSFPRFFVKIFMPLIASGIGVAAFFCFMFSWVELLIARTLTTTDAKPIAATMTRTVSASGMDWGVLAAAGVLTIIPGALVIWFVRNYIAKGFALGRV; encoded by the coding sequence ATGATGAAACGGGGACGCGAGTCCCGTTTCTGGTGGCTGGTGCCGACCATCTACATCCTGTTTCTGATGCTGCCGATCTACTGGCTCATGAATATGAGCTTCAAGACGAATACCGAGATCCTCTCGACATTCTCGCTCTGGCCGCAGAACCCGACCATTCGCAACTACATGGTGATCTTCACCGATCCGTCCTGGTATTCGGGATATATCAATTCGATCATCTATGTTGTGATGAACACGGTCATCTCGGTAACGGTGGCACTGCCGGCAGCCTATGCCTTCTCGCGCTACCGCTTTCTGGGCGACAAGCATCTGTTCTTCTGGCTTTTGACGAACCGCATGGCGCCACCCGCCGTCTTCGCGTTGCCATTCTTCCAGCTCTATTCGGCTTTCGGATTGATCGATACGCACATCGCGGTCGCCATCGCCCACTGCCTGTTCAATGTGCCGCTGGCGGTCTGGATCCTTGAAGGCTTCATGTCGGGCGTCCCGAAGGAAATCGACGAGACGGCCTATATCGACGGCTATTCCTTCCCACGTTTCTTCGTGAAGATCTTCATGCCCCTGATAGCGAGCGGCATCGGCGTGGCTGCCTTCTTCTGCTTCATGTTCTCGTGGGTCGAACTGCTCATAGCACGCACCTTGACGACAACGGATGCCAAGCCGATCGCAGCCACCATGACACGTACGGTCTCCGCATCGGGGATGGACTGGGGCGTGCTGGCGGCAGCAGGCGTTCTGACGATCATCCCGGGCGCGCTCGTGATCTGGTTCGTCCGCAACTACATCGCCAAGGGCTTTGCCCTGGGCCGGGTCTGA
- the folB gene encoding dihydroneopterin aldolase — MYKIRLKNCAFFARHGLHDEEERLGQRFYVDAELTVRPAVSLEEDAISGTVDYGVAFSEIERIITGKRRFLIEALALEVARALCKRFPEIEKAEITVRKPNAPVPGVLDHVEVTVAWPQ, encoded by the coding sequence ATGTACAAGATCAGACTGAAGAACTGCGCCTTCTTCGCACGGCACGGCCTTCATGATGAAGAAGAGCGGCTTGGCCAGCGTTTCTATGTCGATGCCGAATTGACCGTGCGTCCCGCCGTTTCCCTTGAGGAAGACGCGATCAGCGGAACGGTGGACTATGGGGTGGCCTTTTCCGAGATCGAGCGAATAATCACCGGCAAGCGCCGCTTCCTGATCGAGGCGCTGGCCCTGGAAGTGGCGCGCGCGCTTTGCAAGCGCTTCCCCGAAATCGAGAAGGCAGAGATCACCGTGCGAAAACCCAATGCACCGGTGCCAGGCGTGCTTGATCATGTCGAGGTGACCGTTGCCTGGCCTCAGTGA
- a CDS encoding helix-turn-helix transcriptional regulator: MPIVSAGGQDAQTALESLTASPAILHASYQLNPINPLPLAAPLTRTTFPPEWITRYVIRDFLMLDPVVAYGFSSPTPFYWHEMELEPRQLEFMADAVAHGIGQDGFVIPVMEFGRRGMLAVTTNLPRKEWIAAVDELRDELGEMAHRIHRLLCQSDDAGDASPRVLAKRERECLAWVANGLDAEAIARKLALSSYTVRGYLRAAREKLGCRTLSQAVARAIQMKQIDP; the protein is encoded by the coding sequence ATGCCAATTGTCAGCGCCGGTGGGCAGGATGCGCAGACGGCTCTGGAAAGCCTAACGGCTTCCCCGGCCATACTGCATGCGAGTTACCAGCTAAACCCGATCAATCCGCTGCCCCTGGCTGCTCCGCTCACCCGTACTACCTTTCCGCCCGAATGGATCACCCGCTACGTGATCCGTGATTTCCTGATGCTTGACCCGGTGGTCGCATACGGCTTCTCCAGTCCCACGCCGTTCTACTGGCACGAAATGGAGTTGGAGCCGAGGCAGCTGGAATTCATGGCAGATGCCGTTGCTCACGGCATCGGGCAGGATGGTTTCGTTATACCGGTCATGGAATTTGGCCGCCGCGGAATGCTTGCTGTCACCACCAACCTGCCGCGCAAGGAATGGATTGCGGCAGTTGACGAATTGCGTGACGAGCTTGGGGAAATGGCGCATCGCATCCACCGCCTGTTGTGCCAGAGCGACGACGCCGGTGACGCTTCTCCGCGCGTGCTGGCAAAGCGCGAGCGGGAATGTCTGGCCTGGGTCGCGAACGGCCTGGACGCAGAAGCCATCGCCCGGAAACTCGCTTTGTCCAGCTATACGGTCAGAGGGTATCTGAGGGCCGCGCGCGAGAAACTCGGGTGCAGGACCCTCTCCCAAGCCGTCGCACGCGCGATCCAGATGAAGCAGATCGATCCCTGA
- a CDS encoding carbohydrate ABC transporter permease: protein MERSWNNKAWFLVLPVLVLVAFSAIIPLMTVVNYSVQDTFGNNVFFWAGTEWFEEILDSDRFWAAMGRNLAFSAIILAIEVPLGIFIALNMPRKGWGVPVCLVLMALPLLIPFNVVGTIWQVFGRIDIGLLGRGLYLLGFDYNYVSDPVDAWLTLIVMDVWHWTSLVVLLCYAGLVSIPDAYYQAAKIDGASRWAVFRYIQLPKMHRVLLIAVLLRFMDSFMIYTEPFVVTGGGPGNSTTFLSIDLVKLAIGEFNLGEAAAMSLIYFLIILLMSWVFYTVMTNYGTEKR from the coding sequence ATGGAGCGTAGCTGGAACAACAAGGCATGGTTCCTAGTACTGCCGGTTCTTGTGCTGGTGGCCTTCTCGGCAATCATCCCGCTGATGACGGTTGTGAACTACTCGGTTCAGGACACCTTCGGCAACAATGTCTTCTTCTGGGCCGGCACCGAATGGTTCGAGGAGATCCTCGATAGTGACCGGTTCTGGGCTGCGATGGGTCGGAATCTGGCATTTTCGGCCATTATTCTGGCGATTGAGGTGCCACTTGGTATTTTCATCGCGCTCAACATGCCGCGCAAGGGTTGGGGCGTTCCGGTCTGCCTCGTGCTGATGGCCTTGCCGCTCCTGATCCCCTTCAACGTGGTCGGCACGATCTGGCAGGTTTTCGGCCGCATTGATATCGGCCTCCTGGGCCGCGGGCTCTATCTGCTGGGCTTTGACTACAACTATGTCAGCGATCCGGTTGACGCATGGCTGACGCTCATCGTCATGGACGTCTGGCACTGGACGAGCCTTGTCGTGTTGCTCTGCTATGCCGGTCTGGTCTCCATACCCGATGCCTATTACCAGGCGGCGAAGATCGACGGCGCATCGCGCTGGGCGGTGTTCCGCTATATCCAGCTTCCGAAGATGCATCGGGTCCTGCTGATCGCGGTCCTGCTGCGCTTCATGGATTCCTTCATGATCTACACCGAACCCTTCGTGGTGACGGGAGGTGGCCCGGGCAACTCGACCACATTCCTCTCGATCGATCTGGTGAAGCTCGCGATCGGCGAATTCAATCTCGGCGAAGCGGCCGCGATGTCGCTGATCTACTTCCTGATCATCCTCCTGATGTCATGGGTGTTCTACACCGTCATGACGAACTACGGCACGGAGAAGCGGTGA